A genomic segment from Anas platyrhynchos isolate ZD024472 breed Pekin duck chromosome 5, IASCAAS_PekinDuck_T2T, whole genome shotgun sequence encodes:
- the ESRRB gene encoding steroid hormone receptor ERR2 isoform X4 — MDISELCISDPLGYHNQLLGRMATEERHLSSSCGSFIKTEPSSPSSGIDAISHHSPSGSSDASGGYGIAMGGHPNGLDSPPMFNGTGIGGGSCRKRYDDCASAIMEDSPTKCEYMLNAIPKRLCLVCGDIASGYHYGVASCEACKAFFKRTIQGNIEYSCPATNECEITKRRRKSCQACRFMKCLKVGMLKEGVRLDRVRGGRQKYKRRLDSESSTYLSLQIPPPAKKPRFSNLSLGDQMSLLQSAWMEILILGIVYRSLPYEDKLVYAEDYIMDEEHSRLTGLLELYLAILQLVRRYKKLKVEKEEFVTLKALALANSDSMHIEDMDAVQKLQDLLHEALQDYELSQRNEEPRRAGKLLLTLPLLRQTAAKAVQHFYSIKLQGKVPMHKLFLEMLEAKV, encoded by the exons GCTGCTCGGCAGAATGGCCACGGAGGAGCGGCACCTCTCCTCCAGCTGCGGGTCCTTCATCAAGACCGAGCCCTCCAGCCCATCCTCTGGCATCGACGCCATCAGCCACCACAGCCCGAGCGGCTCCTCCGATGCTAGCGGTGGCTACGGCATTGCGATGGGCGGCCACCCCAACGGCCTGGACTCACCGCCCATGTTCAACGGCACGGGGATTGGCGGTGGGTCCTGCCGCAAGCGTTACGATGACTGCGCCAGTGCCATCATGGAGGATTCGCCCACCAAGTGCGAGTACATGCTTAATGCGATCCCCAAGCGGCTCTGCCTGGTGTGTGGGGACATTGCTTCGGGGTACCACTACGGCGTGGCTTCCTGTGAGGCGTGCAAAGCCTTCTTCAAGAGGACTATTCAAG GGAATATTGAATACAGCTGCCCGGCCACCAATGAATGTGAGATCACGAAACGGAGGCGCAAGTCCTGTCAGGCCTGTCGCTTCATGAAATGCCTCAAAGTGGGGATGCTGAAAGAAG GTGTTCGTCTGGATCGAGTCCGAGGAGGCCGCCAGAAGTACAAGAGGAGACTGGATTCTGAGAGTAGCACTTACCTGAGCTTACAGATCCCTCCTCCAGCTAAAAAGCCAC GGTTCTCCAATCTCTCCCTTGGGGACCAGATgagcctcctgcagagcgccTGGATGGAAATCCTCATCCTGGGCATTGTGTACCGCTCCCTGCCGTACGAGGACAAGCTTGTCTATGCTGAGGACTACATCATGGACGAAGAACACTCTCGTCTGACGGGGCTGCTGGAGCTCTACCTGGCCATCCTACAACTGGTGCGCCGCTACAAGAAGCTCAAGGTGGAAAAGGAGGAGTTTGTCACGCTCAAAGCTCTGGCCCTCGCCAATTCAG aCTCCATGCACATAGAGGACATGGATGCAGTGCAGAAACTCCAGGACCTTCTCCACGAAGCCCTGCAGGACTACGAGCTGAGTCAGCGCAATGAGGAGCCCCGGCGAGCAGGCAAGCTGCTCCTGACCTTGCCCCTCCTGCGGCAGACGGCCGCCAAAGCTGTGCAGCACTTCTACAGCATCAAACTGCAGGGCAAGGTTCCCATGCATAAACTCTTCCTAGAAATGCTAGAGGCAAAGGTCTGA
- the ESRRB gene encoding steroid hormone receptor ERR2 isoform X2: MLLGRMATEERHLSSSCGSFIKTEPSSPSSGIDAISHHSPSGSSDASGGYGIAMGGHPNGLDSPPMFNGTGIGGGSCRKRYDDCASAIMEDSPTKCEYMLNAIPKRLCLVCGDIASGYHYGVASCEACKAFFKRTIQGNIEYSCPATNECEITKRRRKSCQACRFMKCLKVGMLKEGVRLDRVRGGRQKYKRRLDSESSTYLSLQIPPPAKKPLTKIVSHLLVAEPEKIYAMPDPTMPESDIKALTTLCDLADRELVVIIGWAKHIPGFSNLSLGDQMSLLQSAWMEILILGIVYRSLPYEDKLVYAEDYIMDEEHSRLTGLLELYLAILQLVRRYKKLKVEKEEFVTLKALALANSDSMHIEDMDAVQKLQDLLHEALQDYELSQRNEEPRRAGKLLLTLPLLRQTAAKAVQHFYSIKLQGKVPMHKLFLEMLEAKV; this comes from the exons GCTGCTCGGCAGAATGGCCACGGAGGAGCGGCACCTCTCCTCCAGCTGCGGGTCCTTCATCAAGACCGAGCCCTCCAGCCCATCCTCTGGCATCGACGCCATCAGCCACCACAGCCCGAGCGGCTCCTCCGATGCTAGCGGTGGCTACGGCATTGCGATGGGCGGCCACCCCAACGGCCTGGACTCACCGCCCATGTTCAACGGCACGGGGATTGGCGGTGGGTCCTGCCGCAAGCGTTACGATGACTGCGCCAGTGCCATCATGGAGGATTCGCCCACCAAGTGCGAGTACATGCTTAATGCGATCCCCAAGCGGCTCTGCCTGGTGTGTGGGGACATTGCTTCGGGGTACCACTACGGCGTGGCTTCCTGTGAGGCGTGCAAAGCCTTCTTCAAGAGGACTATTCAAG GGAATATTGAATACAGCTGCCCGGCCACCAATGAATGTGAGATCACGAAACGGAGGCGCAAGTCCTGTCAGGCCTGTCGCTTCATGAAATGCCTCAAAGTGGGGATGCTGAAAGAAG GTGTTCGTCTGGATCGAGTCCGAGGAGGCCGCCAGAAGTACAAGAGGAGACTGGATTCTGAGAGTAGCACTTACCTGAGCTTACAGATCCCTCCTCCAGCTAAAAAGCCAC TGACTAAGATCGTCTCCCACTTGCTGGTGGCAGAGCCAGAGAAGATTTATGCCATGCCTGATCCAACCATGCCGGAGAGTGACATCAAAGCCCTGACAACCCTCTGTGACCTGGCAGACAGGGAACTGGTGGTGATCATTGGCTGGGCAAAGCACATCCCAG GGTTCTCCAATCTCTCCCTTGGGGACCAGATgagcctcctgcagagcgccTGGATGGAAATCCTCATCCTGGGCATTGTGTACCGCTCCCTGCCGTACGAGGACAAGCTTGTCTATGCTGAGGACTACATCATGGACGAAGAACACTCTCGTCTGACGGGGCTGCTGGAGCTCTACCTGGCCATCCTACAACTGGTGCGCCGCTACAAGAAGCTCAAGGTGGAAAAGGAGGAGTTTGTCACGCTCAAAGCTCTGGCCCTCGCCAATTCAG aCTCCATGCACATAGAGGACATGGATGCAGTGCAGAAACTCCAGGACCTTCTCCACGAAGCCCTGCAGGACTACGAGCTGAGTCAGCGCAATGAGGAGCCCCGGCGAGCAGGCAAGCTGCTCCTGACCTTGCCCCTCCTGCGGCAGACGGCCGCCAAAGCTGTGCAGCACTTCTACAGCATCAAACTGCAGGGCAAGGTTCCCATGCATAAACTCTTCCTAGAAATGCTAGAGGCAAAGGTCTGA
- the ESRRB gene encoding steroid hormone receptor ERR2 isoform X5 produces MPDPTMPESDIKALTTLCDLADRELVVIIGWAKHIPGFSNLSLGDQMSLLQSAWMEILILGIVYRSLPYEDKLVYAEDYIMDEEHSRLTGLLELYLAILQLVRRYKKLKVEKEEFVTLKALALANSDSMHIEDMDAVQKLQDLLHEALQDYELSQRNEEPRRAGKLLLTLPLLRQTAAKAVQHFYSIKLQGKVPMHKLFLEMLEAKV; encoded by the exons ATGCCTGATCCAACCATGCCGGAGAGTGACATCAAAGCCCTGACAACCCTCTGTGACCTGGCAGACAGGGAACTGGTGGTGATCATTGGCTGGGCAAAGCACATCCCAG GGTTCTCCAATCTCTCCCTTGGGGACCAGATgagcctcctgcagagcgccTGGATGGAAATCCTCATCCTGGGCATTGTGTACCGCTCCCTGCCGTACGAGGACAAGCTTGTCTATGCTGAGGACTACATCATGGACGAAGAACACTCTCGTCTGACGGGGCTGCTGGAGCTCTACCTGGCCATCCTACAACTGGTGCGCCGCTACAAGAAGCTCAAGGTGGAAAAGGAGGAGTTTGTCACGCTCAAAGCTCTGGCCCTCGCCAATTCAG aCTCCATGCACATAGAGGACATGGATGCAGTGCAGAAACTCCAGGACCTTCTCCACGAAGCCCTGCAGGACTACGAGCTGAGTCAGCGCAATGAGGAGCCCCGGCGAGCAGGCAAGCTGCTCCTGACCTTGCCCCTCCTGCGGCAGACGGCCGCCAAAGCTGTGCAGCACTTCTACAGCATCAAACTGCAGGGCAAGGTTCCCATGCATAAACTCTTCCTAGAAATGCTAGAGGCAAAGGTCTGA
- the ESRRB gene encoding steroid hormone receptor ERR2 isoform X1, with protein sequence MDISELCISDPLGYHNQLLGRMATEERHLSSSCGSFIKTEPSSPSSGIDAISHHSPSGSSDASGGYGIAMGGHPNGLDSPPMFNGTGIGGGSCRKRYDDCASAIMEDSPTKCEYMLNAIPKRLCLVCGDIASGYHYGVASCEACKAFFKRTIQGNIEYSCPATNECEITKRRRKSCQACRFMKCLKVGMLKEGVRLDRVRGGRQKYKRRLDSESSTYLSLQIPPPAKKPLTKIVSHLLVAEPEKIYAMPDPTMPESDIKALTTLCDLADRELVVIIGWAKHIPGFSNLSLGDQMSLLQSAWMEILILGIVYRSLPYEDKLVYAEDYIMDEEHSRLTGLLELYLAILQLVRRYKKLKVEKEEFVTLKALALANSDSMHIEDMDAVQKLQDLLHEALQDYELSQRNEEPRRAGKLLLTLPLLRQTAAKAVQHFYSIKLQGKVPMHKLFLEMLEAKV encoded by the exons GCTGCTCGGCAGAATGGCCACGGAGGAGCGGCACCTCTCCTCCAGCTGCGGGTCCTTCATCAAGACCGAGCCCTCCAGCCCATCCTCTGGCATCGACGCCATCAGCCACCACAGCCCGAGCGGCTCCTCCGATGCTAGCGGTGGCTACGGCATTGCGATGGGCGGCCACCCCAACGGCCTGGACTCACCGCCCATGTTCAACGGCACGGGGATTGGCGGTGGGTCCTGCCGCAAGCGTTACGATGACTGCGCCAGTGCCATCATGGAGGATTCGCCCACCAAGTGCGAGTACATGCTTAATGCGATCCCCAAGCGGCTCTGCCTGGTGTGTGGGGACATTGCTTCGGGGTACCACTACGGCGTGGCTTCCTGTGAGGCGTGCAAAGCCTTCTTCAAGAGGACTATTCAAG GGAATATTGAATACAGCTGCCCGGCCACCAATGAATGTGAGATCACGAAACGGAGGCGCAAGTCCTGTCAGGCCTGTCGCTTCATGAAATGCCTCAAAGTGGGGATGCTGAAAGAAG GTGTTCGTCTGGATCGAGTCCGAGGAGGCCGCCAGAAGTACAAGAGGAGACTGGATTCTGAGAGTAGCACTTACCTGAGCTTACAGATCCCTCCTCCAGCTAAAAAGCCAC TGACTAAGATCGTCTCCCACTTGCTGGTGGCAGAGCCAGAGAAGATTTATGCCATGCCTGATCCAACCATGCCGGAGAGTGACATCAAAGCCCTGACAACCCTCTGTGACCTGGCAGACAGGGAACTGGTGGTGATCATTGGCTGGGCAAAGCACATCCCAG GGTTCTCCAATCTCTCCCTTGGGGACCAGATgagcctcctgcagagcgccTGGATGGAAATCCTCATCCTGGGCATTGTGTACCGCTCCCTGCCGTACGAGGACAAGCTTGTCTATGCTGAGGACTACATCATGGACGAAGAACACTCTCGTCTGACGGGGCTGCTGGAGCTCTACCTGGCCATCCTACAACTGGTGCGCCGCTACAAGAAGCTCAAGGTGGAAAAGGAGGAGTTTGTCACGCTCAAAGCTCTGGCCCTCGCCAATTCAG aCTCCATGCACATAGAGGACATGGATGCAGTGCAGAAACTCCAGGACCTTCTCCACGAAGCCCTGCAGGACTACGAGCTGAGTCAGCGCAATGAGGAGCCCCGGCGAGCAGGCAAGCTGCTCCTGACCTTGCCCCTCCTGCGGCAGACGGCCGCCAAAGCTGTGCAGCACTTCTACAGCATCAAACTGCAGGGCAAGGTTCCCATGCATAAACTCTTCCTAGAAATGCTAGAGGCAAAGGTCTGA
- the ESRRB gene encoding steroid hormone receptor ERR2 isoform X3, which yields MATEERHLSSSCGSFIKTEPSSPSSGIDAISHHSPSGSSDASGGYGIAMGGHPNGLDSPPMFNGTGIGGGSCRKRYDDCASAIMEDSPTKCEYMLNAIPKRLCLVCGDIASGYHYGVASCEACKAFFKRTIQGNIEYSCPATNECEITKRRRKSCQACRFMKCLKVGMLKEGVRLDRVRGGRQKYKRRLDSESSTYLSLQIPPPAKKPLTKIVSHLLVAEPEKIYAMPDPTMPESDIKALTTLCDLADRELVVIIGWAKHIPGFSNLSLGDQMSLLQSAWMEILILGIVYRSLPYEDKLVYAEDYIMDEEHSRLTGLLELYLAILQLVRRYKKLKVEKEEFVTLKALALANSDSMHIEDMDAVQKLQDLLHEALQDYELSQRNEEPRRAGKLLLTLPLLRQTAAKAVQHFYSIKLQGKVPMHKLFLEMLEAKV from the exons ATGGCCACGGAGGAGCGGCACCTCTCCTCCAGCTGCGGGTCCTTCATCAAGACCGAGCCCTCCAGCCCATCCTCTGGCATCGACGCCATCAGCCACCACAGCCCGAGCGGCTCCTCCGATGCTAGCGGTGGCTACGGCATTGCGATGGGCGGCCACCCCAACGGCCTGGACTCACCGCCCATGTTCAACGGCACGGGGATTGGCGGTGGGTCCTGCCGCAAGCGTTACGATGACTGCGCCAGTGCCATCATGGAGGATTCGCCCACCAAGTGCGAGTACATGCTTAATGCGATCCCCAAGCGGCTCTGCCTGGTGTGTGGGGACATTGCTTCGGGGTACCACTACGGCGTGGCTTCCTGTGAGGCGTGCAAAGCCTTCTTCAAGAGGACTATTCAAG GGAATATTGAATACAGCTGCCCGGCCACCAATGAATGTGAGATCACGAAACGGAGGCGCAAGTCCTGTCAGGCCTGTCGCTTCATGAAATGCCTCAAAGTGGGGATGCTGAAAGAAG GTGTTCGTCTGGATCGAGTCCGAGGAGGCCGCCAGAAGTACAAGAGGAGACTGGATTCTGAGAGTAGCACTTACCTGAGCTTACAGATCCCTCCTCCAGCTAAAAAGCCAC TGACTAAGATCGTCTCCCACTTGCTGGTGGCAGAGCCAGAGAAGATTTATGCCATGCCTGATCCAACCATGCCGGAGAGTGACATCAAAGCCCTGACAACCCTCTGTGACCTGGCAGACAGGGAACTGGTGGTGATCATTGGCTGGGCAAAGCACATCCCAG GGTTCTCCAATCTCTCCCTTGGGGACCAGATgagcctcctgcagagcgccTGGATGGAAATCCTCATCCTGGGCATTGTGTACCGCTCCCTGCCGTACGAGGACAAGCTTGTCTATGCTGAGGACTACATCATGGACGAAGAACACTCTCGTCTGACGGGGCTGCTGGAGCTCTACCTGGCCATCCTACAACTGGTGCGCCGCTACAAGAAGCTCAAGGTGGAAAAGGAGGAGTTTGTCACGCTCAAAGCTCTGGCCCTCGCCAATTCAG aCTCCATGCACATAGAGGACATGGATGCAGTGCAGAAACTCCAGGACCTTCTCCACGAAGCCCTGCAGGACTACGAGCTGAGTCAGCGCAATGAGGAGCCCCGGCGAGCAGGCAAGCTGCTCCTGACCTTGCCCCTCCTGCGGCAGACGGCCGCCAAAGCTGTGCAGCACTTCTACAGCATCAAACTGCAGGGCAAGGTTCCCATGCATAAACTCTTCCTAGAAATGCTAGAGGCAAAGGTCTGA